A portion of the Algimonas porphyrae genome contains these proteins:
- a CDS encoding CsbD family protein has protein sequence MESEHIKAGYNKTVGKAKEEIGEATDDKSLEAKGHAQQAKAKVQDAIGDAKDAVE, from the coding sequence ATGGAAAGCGAACATATCAAAGCTGGCTACAACAAGACTGTCGGCAAGGCGAAAGAAGAAATCGGCGAAGCGACCGATGACAAGTCCCTGGAAGCCAAGGGTCATGCGCAACAGGCGAAAGCCAAGGTGCAGGACGCCATTGGCGATGCCAAGGACGCTGTCGAGTAG